A DNA window from Desulfatibacillum aliphaticivorans DSM 15576 contains the following coding sequences:
- a CDS encoding HD family phosphohydrolase, with translation MFFSRLTKRIQGRISPYSNSLVFWVLALVAVLITLLIYPSLVVNSRTYKVGDIAAKNIKAPRDLFVEDAETTEENRRKAAEAVLTVYDRDEAMRDAIIQKLHAAFEGSRKIIADHAKALEEAAKASQSQETEGQDASQAVRPAIRPLPDVLADNKAAFEQMLGIELTDENYQLLVKDGFSHNLENHISQIASQILANGVVANKEILLEEANRGIMLRGLQSKNEAYVQSLKQFYSYAQARTMVRVVGDPILKDFNPNLINLVVELCQKLIKPNITLNMQETLARKQEAREAVTEAHYIIKAGEMLLRDGDKVTAEHVKKLNALNKQEGDQRTVIRGIGMGFIVLFFLIAFHLVYLRPSNREQEQKGREFLFICLVLLSFFVVARLFLSMSAVFPHESGTAPFSSPAIFAAPLAAGSMILCLFLGLDVALPFAIAMGFFASALFAKPFESWIYFFLNSTLGAYWTKECRERNVFIKAGAKVGLLNVGLVAALYLYTGAPAVKPLVIDMSMAFIGGMGAGVLTAGIVPLVEVSFGFATDIKLLELANLDKPVLRRLMLEAPGTYHHSMLVGSLVEAAATAIGANPLLARVCGYYHDIGKINKPLYFIENQMGGKNRHDKLAPSMSSLILIAHVRDGVEMAARYKLGKAISDTIQQHHGTSKISYFFEKAKQLRGEENVSEADFRYPGPRPQTKEAGLVMLADIVEAASRTLENPTPARIQGLVQRLINNVFSDGQLDECELTLKDLHQIAKSFNQILSGIYHHRVEYIESASKGEGKKANAGANGQSAKNGDKPPQNGNGGTGSLKRLGLS, from the coding sequence ATGTTTTTCTCTAGGCTAACAAAACGAATTCAGGGCCGTATTTCTCCGTATAGCAACTCCCTGGTTTTTTGGGTGCTGGCTTTGGTTGCAGTGCTGATCACTCTGCTGATTTACCCCAGTCTGGTGGTGAATTCGCGAACCTACAAAGTCGGGGATATTGCAGCCAAGAACATCAAGGCGCCCAGGGACCTTTTTGTTGAAGATGCGGAAACCACGGAAGAAAACAGGCGCAAGGCGGCAGAAGCGGTTTTGACGGTCTACGACCGCGACGAAGCCATGCGGGATGCAATCATCCAAAAATTGCATGCGGCTTTTGAAGGGTCCCGTAAAATCATTGCGGATCACGCCAAGGCTTTGGAGGAGGCTGCGAAAGCCAGCCAGTCCCAAGAGACGGAAGGGCAGGACGCATCCCAAGCCGTCCGGCCGGCCATCCGCCCGCTTCCCGACGTCCTGGCGGACAACAAGGCCGCCTTCGAGCAAATGCTGGGCATAGAGCTTACGGACGAAAACTACCAACTATTGGTTAAGGACGGTTTCTCCCACAACCTTGAAAACCACATCTCGCAAATAGCCAGCCAGATTCTGGCGAACGGCGTGGTGGCCAACAAGGAAATTCTGCTGGAGGAAGCCAACCGGGGCATTATGCTTCGGGGCCTGCAATCCAAAAACGAAGCTTACGTCCAAAGCCTTAAGCAGTTTTACAGCTACGCACAAGCCCGCACCATGGTCCGCGTTGTGGGCGATCCCATTCTCAAGGACTTCAACCCGAATCTGATCAACCTGGTCGTCGAGCTTTGCCAAAAGCTGATCAAGCCCAACATCACCCTGAACATGCAGGAAACCCTGGCGCGCAAGCAGGAGGCCAGAGAGGCCGTCACCGAGGCGCATTACATCATCAAGGCCGGGGAAATGCTTTTGCGGGACGGCGATAAGGTCACGGCGGAGCACGTTAAAAAGCTCAACGCCCTGAACAAGCAGGAAGGCGATCAACGCACCGTAATCCGGGGCATTGGCATGGGATTTATCGTGCTTTTCTTCCTCATCGCCTTTCATCTGGTTTATTTGCGGCCTTCCAACCGGGAGCAGGAGCAAAAAGGCCGGGAGTTCCTGTTTATATGCCTGGTGCTGCTCAGCTTTTTTGTGGTCGCCCGTTTGTTCTTAAGCATGTCCGCGGTTTTTCCCCATGAGTCCGGGACGGCCCCGTTTTCCTCTCCGGCCATTTTTGCAGCGCCGCTGGCGGCCGGGTCCATGATCCTGTGCCTGTTCCTGGGCCTGGACGTGGCCCTTCCCTTCGCCATCGCCATGGGCTTTTTCGCCTCGGCCCTGTTCGCCAAGCCCTTTGAATCCTGGATATACTTCTTTTTAAACTCCACCCTGGGAGCCTATTGGACCAAGGAATGCCGGGAGCGCAACGTCTTCATCAAGGCGGGCGCCAAGGTCGGGCTGCTGAACGTCGGACTGGTGGCGGCTTTGTATCTTTATACGGGCGCTCCCGCGGTAAAGCCTCTGGTCATTGACATGTCCATGGCTTTTATCGGCGGCATGGGAGCGGGAGTGCTGACGGCGGGCATCGTGCCTTTGGTGGAGGTTTCCTTCGGCTTCGCCACGGACATCAAACTGCTGGAGCTGGCCAATCTGGACAAACCCGTCCTGCGCAGGCTCATGCTGGAAGCGCCGGGCACCTATCACCATAGCATGCTGGTGGGCAGTCTGGTGGAAGCCGCAGCCACGGCCATTGGCGCCAATCCGCTTCTGGCCCGGGTTTGCGGGTATTACCACGACATCGGAAAAATCAACAAGCCGCTGTATTTCATAGAAAACCAGATGGGCGGCAAAAACCGTCACGACAAGCTGGCGCCTTCCATGTCCAGCCTGATCCTCATCGCCCATGTTAGGGACGGCGTGGAAATGGCAGCCCGGTACAAGCTGGGCAAAGCCATTTCAGACACGATTCAGCAGCATCACGGAACCAGCAAAATCAGCTATTTTTTCGAAAAAGCCAAGCAGCTTAGGGGCGAAGAAAACGTGAGCGAGGCGGATTTTCGCTATCCCGGCCCCAGGCCCCAGACCAAGGAAGCGGGCCTGGTCATGCTTGCCGACATTGTGGAAGCCGCCTCCAGAACCTTGGAAAACCCCACGCCGGCCCGAATTCAGGGGCTGGTGCAAAGGTTGATCAACAATGTGTTTTCCGACGGACAGTTGGACGAATGCGAACTGACCTTGAAGGATTTGCATCAGATAGCCAAGAGCTTCAATCAAATTTTATCCGGAATATACCACCATAGGGTGGAGTACATAGAATCCGCCTCTAAGGGGGAAGGAAAAAAAGCCAATGCCGGTGCTAACGGACAATCAGCAAAAAATGGAGATAAACCTCCCCAGAATGGAAACGGCGGCACAGGCAGTCTTAAACGCCTTGGGCTGTCCTGA
- a CDS encoding pyridoxine 5'-phosphate synthase yields the protein MAGLAVNVDHVATLRQARGVDYPDPVAAAVLVELAGADGVVVHLREDRRHIQDRDVRIIRQIVQSKLILEMAATPEMIGIALEVRPHQATLVPEKREEVTTEGGLDVVMHKDSVADAIKTLQAGGIKVSLFVDPDLNQIKAAHKAGADVVELHTGDFCESRSPKAMAAIQEAARLARKVGMEVHAGHGIDFRSIQDFVGVKEIQEFSIGHSIVSRAVFIGLDAAVKEMMALARQV from the coding sequence ATGGCGGGTTTGGCAGTCAATGTGGACCATGTTGCAACTTTAAGGCAAGCCAGGGGCGTGGATTATCCGGACCCTGTGGCTGCGGCCGTTTTGGTGGAATTGGCCGGGGCTGACGGAGTGGTGGTTCATTTACGAGAAGACCGGCGTCACATCCAGGATCGGGACGTCAGAATCATCCGCCAGATTGTTCAAAGCAAGTTGATTCTTGAAATGGCGGCCACGCCTGAAATGATCGGCATCGCCCTGGAAGTCCGGCCGCATCAGGCCACCCTGGTGCCTGAAAAACGCGAGGAAGTGACTACCGAAGGCGGCCTGGACGTGGTTATGCACAAGGATTCGGTGGCAGACGCCATAAAGACCTTGCAGGCGGGCGGAATTAAAGTCAGCCTGTTTGTGGACCCGGATCTGAATCAAATCAAGGCCGCCCATAAAGCCGGCGCCGACGTGGTGGAGCTGCACACCGGAGATTTTTGCGAATCCCGCTCTCCCAAGGCCATGGCGGCCATCCAGGAAGCGGCGCGCCTCGCCCGGAAAGTGGGCATGGAAGTCCACGCCGGACACGGCATTGACTTTCGCTCCATCCAGGATTTTGTGGGCGTCAAGGAAATCCAGGAGTTTTCCATCGGCCATTCCATCGTAAGCCGGGCCGTGTTCATCGGCCTGGACGCCGCAGTCAAGGAAATGATGGCTTTGGCCCGTCAGGTTTAA
- a CDS encoding PhoH family protein, producing METLETEQNRRESVLEFDENDCARQLFGQHNSHLIRIGQALEVRINARGNQATIQGDPIAVELAENVLRQLYGLIRKGYPIYDTDVDHAVRILSTDHRQKLKDIFLDTVYITSKKRSITPKSRAQKDYIEAIRRSDIVFGVGPAGTGKTYLAMAMAVSALSKGQVNRIVLTRPAVEAGEALGFLPGDLAQKVNPYLRPLYDALHDMIPFEKAGAWMEKGVIEVAPLAFMRGRTLNDSFIVLDEAQNTTSEQMKMFLTRIGYHSKAVITGDITQIDLPNSKGSGLVEVKGLLQGINGIDFVYFGKRDVVRHRLVCDIIQAYEKHEATKAAEKPVRR from the coding sequence ATGGAAACATTGGAAACAGAACAAAATAGGCGGGAAAGCGTCCTGGAATTCGACGAAAACGATTGCGCCAGGCAGCTTTTTGGCCAGCACAACAGCCACCTTATCCGCATAGGCCAGGCCCTGGAGGTTCGCATAAACGCCAGGGGCAATCAGGCCACCATACAGGGCGACCCCATCGCCGTTGAACTGGCGGAGAATGTCCTCAGGCAGCTTTACGGGCTTATTCGCAAAGGCTATCCCATTTACGACACGGACGTGGATCACGCAGTCAGGATTTTATCCACGGATCATCGCCAGAAGCTCAAGGACATCTTTCTGGACACGGTTTATATCACGTCCAAGAAGCGATCCATCACCCCCAAAAGCCGGGCTCAAAAGGATTACATAGAGGCCATCAGGCGTTCGGACATCGTCTTCGGCGTTGGACCGGCGGGCACGGGCAAGACCTATTTGGCCATGGCCATGGCTGTATCGGCTTTGTCCAAAGGCCAGGTGAACCGGATCGTCCTCACCCGTCCGGCGGTGGAAGCCGGGGAGGCCCTCGGCTTTTTGCCCGGAGATCTGGCCCAAAAGGTGAATCCTTACCTGCGTCCGTTGTATGATGCGCTTCATGACATGATTCCCTTTGAAAAAGCCGGAGCCTGGATGGAAAAAGGGGTCATTGAAGTGGCGCCGCTTGCGTTCATGAGGGGCCGCACGTTAAACGACTCGTTTATTGTGCTGGACGAGGCTCAAAACACCACCTCGGAGCAGATGAAGATGTTCCTCACCCGGATTGGATATCACTCCAAAGCGGTGATTACCGGGGACATCACCCAGATCGACCTGCCTAACTCCAAGGGTTCGGGCCTGGTGGAGGTCAAAGGACTGCTCCAGGGGATAAACGGGATCGATTTCGTATATTTTGGAAAACGGGATGTGGTTCGCCACCGCTTGGTGTGCGACATCATCCAGGCTTATGAAAAGCACGAAGCCACAAAGGCGGCTGAAAAACCAGTGCGCCGCTAA
- the ybeY gene encoding rRNA maturation RNase YbeY, producing METAAQAVLNALGCPDSELSVLIVDGGRMAELHEEYVGKQGPTNVLAFPMTEGPFNEINPEIIGDVVICTDVAAKEAEDAGVDLYTRALELLIHGILHLVGHDHAEPEETALMQAKEAELFEQFKNI from the coding sequence ATGGAAACGGCGGCACAGGCAGTCTTAAACGCCTTGGGCTGTCCTGACTCCGAACTCTCGGTCCTGATCGTGGACGGCGGCCGCATGGCGGAGCTCCACGAGGAATACGTCGGCAAACAAGGCCCCACCAACGTGCTCGCCTTTCCCATGACGGAAGGGCCGTTCAATGAGATCAATCCGGAAATCATCGGGGACGTTGTAATATGCACGGACGTCGCAGCCAAAGAGGCTGAGGACGCAGGCGTGGACTTGTACACCCGGGCTCTGGAATTGTTGATCCACGGAATTTTGCATCTGGTCGGCCACGACCATGCGGAGCCGGAGGAAACAGCTTTGATGCAGGCCAAAGAAGCGGAACTGTTTGAACAATTCAAAAATATATAG
- a CDS encoding glycosyltransferase family 4 protein, with product MSKKHTKSQLEAIHGDRPLRVCLLSYRSNPHCGGQGVYVKYLSSALKSIGHEVDVVSGPPYPELVDGVGLHKLQNLDLYNAEDPFRMPGVGELMDPINFIEWMGVTTMGYPEPFTFGVRAYMFLSKFHNDYDVIHDNQCLSYGIWGATRFLPAVATIHHPITVDRDVAVQSVRSPFKKLKIHRWYSFIDMQKRVSRHMTRVVTVSEASKKDISQEFPVWPKKIKVVPNGIDTNHFRPMHGVKREKNRLLVTNSADTPLKGLYHLLKAVHEVRKKRDVTLTVIGAPKKHGGIVKLVRELGIGDIVNFTGRLDDDAFVRQFSRAAIAVVPSVYEGFGLPAGEAMACGLPVISTTGGALPEVVGDAGVLVPPADPLALEKAIIDLLDNPQKAEAYGKAGYDRVHKLFTWKNAAEQTADVYREAISDYR from the coding sequence AACATACTAAGAGCCAATTGGAAGCCATCCATGGAGACCGCCCTTTGCGCGTCTGCTTGCTTAGCTATCGAAGCAATCCACACTGCGGCGGACAAGGGGTTTATGTCAAATATCTCTCCTCCGCGTTAAAGTCCATAGGCCATGAAGTGGATGTGGTTTCGGGCCCTCCTTACCCTGAATTGGTGGATGGGGTGGGATTGCACAAGCTTCAGAACCTGGACCTGTATAACGCCGAAGATCCTTTTCGCATGCCCGGCGTAGGCGAGTTGATGGATCCCATCAACTTCATCGAATGGATGGGCGTGACTACCATGGGGTATCCCGAGCCGTTCACTTTCGGCGTGCGCGCTTATATGTTTTTGTCTAAATTCCACAATGATTACGATGTAATACATGACAACCAATGCCTTTCTTACGGAATATGGGGCGCCACCCGTTTTTTACCGGCGGTGGCTACTATTCATCACCCCATTACGGTTGATCGGGACGTGGCCGTCCAATCCGTGCGTTCTCCCTTCAAAAAGCTGAAAATCCATCGCTGGTATTCGTTCATTGACATGCAAAAGCGGGTATCCCGGCACATGACCCGGGTGGTTACGGTTTCTGAAGCCAGCAAAAAGGACATCTCCCAGGAGTTTCCGGTCTGGCCCAAGAAGATCAAGGTGGTTCCCAACGGGATTGACACCAATCACTTCAGGCCCATGCACGGAGTAAAGCGGGAAAAAAACCGTCTGTTGGTGACTAACAGCGCGGACACGCCGCTCAAGGGGCTGTACCACCTGCTTAAAGCGGTGCATGAGGTTCGTAAGAAAAGGGATGTAACCCTTACTGTAATAGGAGCGCCCAAAAAGCACGGCGGCATTGTCAAGCTGGTGCGCGAACTGGGCATTGGGGACATCGTAAACTTCACCGGCCGCCTGGACGACGACGCCTTTGTGAGGCAGTTCTCCCGGGCCGCCATTGCCGTGGTCCCCTCGGTTTACGAGGGCTTCGGGCTTCCCGCCGGAGAGGCCATGGCCTGCGGCCTGCCGGTCATCAGCACCACCGGCGGCGCGCTGCCCGAGGTGGTGGGAGACGCCGGGGTTCTGGTTCCGCCCGCCGACCCCCTGGCGCTTGAAAAAGCCATCATAGATCTGTTGGACAATCCCCAAAAGGCCGAGGCTTACGGCAAGGCCGGATACGACCGGGTTCACAAACTTTTCACCTGGAAAAACGCCGCAGAACAGACTGCCGACGTGTACCGCGAGGCGATCAGTGATTACCGTTGA
- a CDS encoding bifunctional ADP-dependent NAD(P)H-hydrate dehydratase/NAD(P)H-hydrate epimerase: protein MYLVTAEEMREMDRRTIEEFGIPGRVLMENAGRGATDILCSHVQDIRTQKVGVACGKGNNGGDGFVIARCLAERGVHVVAYLLCKTGDLTGDAKANLDLVQKMGLPLVEITDKESLREHQHAMQGFGVWVDAILGTGLSTPVRGLYGEVIQIINDSNAFVFAVDIASGLFADSGRCGLCIQADATATFGFAKVGHMVMPGSGLTGKLHVVDIGIPKSIAKAVGAAHRLISPQLLGPALDRPKHIHKGDLGRLLVIAGSPGKTGAAAMASMSAMRAGAGLVTLAAPQSLCPILEGLVIEAMTTPLAETQSGEIALSAREAIKKLLAGKSALAIGPGLGTHEETGKLMQALLLECPVPMVADADALNLIAQNPTLLKRAPSPVILTPHPGEMARLTGLSTKGIQENRTEVAREFAVKNQVHVVLKGANTVVAHPDGLVCINPTGNPGMASGGMGDVLTGLIGAFLAQGLGPERSTRLGVFVHGAAADLIAENIAPAGYLATDVMSMVPKALAGVWKNA from the coding sequence GTGTATCTGGTAACAGCGGAAGAAATGCGGGAGATGGACCGCCGCACCATAGAGGAATTCGGCATTCCCGGACGCGTTTTAATGGAAAACGCCGGGCGAGGCGCCACGGATATTCTTTGCTCGCACGTGCAGGACATCAGGACCCAAAAGGTGGGTGTCGCCTGCGGTAAAGGCAATAACGGCGGGGACGGATTTGTCATCGCCCGCTGCCTTGCCGAGCGCGGCGTGCACGTAGTGGCCTATCTGCTTTGCAAAACCGGCGACCTGACCGGGGACGCCAAGGCGAATCTGGATTTGGTCCAAAAAATGGGCCTGCCCCTGGTGGAAATCACGGACAAGGAGTCTCTCCGCGAGCATCAACACGCCATGCAGGGCTTTGGGGTGTGGGTGGACGCGATTTTAGGCACCGGGCTTTCCACGCCGGTCCGGGGCCTGTACGGCGAAGTCATTCAGATAATTAACGATTCCAACGCCTTTGTTTTCGCCGTGGACATCGCCTCGGGCCTGTTTGCGGACAGCGGCCGGTGCGGCTTGTGCATCCAGGCGGACGCCACGGCCACCTTCGGATTCGCCAAGGTAGGGCATATGGTCATGCCCGGTTCGGGCTTGACCGGCAAGCTCCACGTGGTGGACATCGGCATTCCCAAATCCATTGCCAAGGCGGTGGGCGCGGCGCATAGGCTGATTTCCCCCCAATTGCTGGGGCCGGCCCTGGATCGCCCCAAACACATCCATAAGGGAGACCTGGGCCGCCTGCTGGTGATTGCCGGATCTCCGGGCAAAACGGGCGCGGCGGCCATGGCCTCCATGAGCGCCATGCGGGCGGGCGCGGGTTTGGTGACCCTGGCCGCGCCTCAAAGCCTGTGCCCGATTCTGGAGGGTTTGGTCATCGAAGCCATGACCACGCCCTTAGCGGAGACCCAGAGCGGCGAGATAGCCCTCAGCGCCCGGGAAGCCATAAAAAAGCTGCTGGCGGGAAAATCCGCCCTGGCCATAGGGCCGGGCCTGGGAACTCATGAGGAAACCGGCAAGCTCATGCAAGCCCTGCTTCTGGAATGCCCCGTTCCCATGGTTGCGGACGCCGACGCCCTGAATCTGATAGCCCAAAATCCGACGCTTCTTAAAAGGGCGCCCTCCCCTGTTATCCTCACGCCTCATCCTGGAGAAATGGCCCGGCTGACCGGCCTGAGCACAAAGGGAATCCAGGAGAACCGGACCGAGGTCGCCCGGGAGTTCGCGGTAAAGAACCAGGTGCATGTGGTCTTGAAAGGCGCCAACACCGTGGTTGCGCACCCGGACGGCTTGGTGTGCATCAATCCCACAGGCAATCCGGGCATGGCTTCCGGCGGCATGGGCGACGTGCTCACGGGCCTGATCGGCGCATTTCTGGCGCAAGGCCTGGGGCCGGAGCGCTCCACCAGGCTGGGCGTTTTCGTCCACGGCGCTGCAGCCGACCTGATTGCCGAGAACATCGCCCCGGCCGGATACCTTGCCACGGACGTCATGAGCATGGTTCCCAAGGCCCTGGCCGGAGTTTGGAAGAATGCCTGA
- a CDS encoding class I SAM-dependent methyltransferase, whose product MITVDFKRLKLKPGSRILDVGCGQGRHTCEAYCQPGITAVGLDLNPSDVAQTRGMLCAMDDAGMGGGGTWQVFSGDCTCLPFENDFFDAVICSEVLEHIPNNKKAAAELVRVLKPTGVLAVSVPRYTPEVICWTLSEQYYNTPGGHIRIYTRKSLLKLIEGVGMKYRGGHFAHSLHTPYWWLKCAMSLDNEDARAVRLYHRFLVWDIMKKPWLTRALDKLLNPFIGKSCVYYFTRP is encoded by the coding sequence GTGATTACCGTTGATTTCAAGCGCCTCAAGTTGAAGCCGGGAAGCAGGATTCTGGACGTGGGCTGCGGCCAGGGCCGCCATACCTGCGAGGCCTATTGCCAGCCCGGAATCACGGCCGTGGGCCTGGATCTCAACCCCAGCGACGTGGCCCAAACCCGCGGCATGCTTTGCGCCATGGACGACGCCGGCATGGGCGGCGGAGGAACGTGGCAGGTTTTTTCCGGGGACTGCACTTGCCTTCCGTTTGAAAACGATTTTTTCGACGCGGTCATCTGCTCGGAGGTTTTGGAGCACATCCCCAATAACAAAAAGGCCGCCGCCGAACTGGTGCGGGTGCTAAAGCCCACCGGAGTGCTGGCGGTGAGCGTGCCCAGGTACACGCCGGAAGTGATCTGCTGGACTCTTTCGGAGCAATATTACAATACTCCAGGCGGGCACATTCGCATATACACCCGCAAGTCCCTGCTTAAACTCATCGAGGGCGTGGGGATGAAATACCGGGGCGGCCATTTCGCCCATTCGCTCCACACCCCCTATTGGTGGCTTAAATGCGCCATGAGTCTGGACAACGAGGACGCCCGCGCGGTCCGGCTATACCATCGGTTTCTCGTCTGGGATATCATGAAAAAACCGTGGCTTACCCGTGCATTGGACAAACTGCTCAACCCGTTTATCGGAAAAAGCTGCGTGTATTATTTCACCCGCCCTTGA